The Streptomyces sp. NBC_00306 sequence GGCAAGGTGCTGGGCATCGGAACGCCTGTGTGGATCACGGCCGTGCTCTTCGTGGTCGGGGCGGTCGCCCTGCGCCGCAGCCGCTTCGGTCAGCACGTCTACGCCGTCGGGGGCAACGAGGACGCGGCGGCGCTGATGGGCACGCCCGTCGCCCGTACGAAGATCATCGTCTACACGCTCTCCGGGGTGCTGGCCGGGCTGGCGGGTGTCCTCAACGCGGCCTGGCTCACCTCCGGCGTGACCATCCTCGGCATCGGGATGGAACTGGACGCGATCGCCGCTGTCGTCATCGGCGGGACGCTGCTGTCCGGAGGCATGGGCTTCGTCAGCGGCTCACTGGTGGGTGTCGTGCTGCTCAAGGTGATCCAGAACATCATCAACCAGATCGGCTCGCTCGACTCGGCGTACCAGCAGGTGGCCAGCGGGGCGTTCCTGGTCGTGGTGATCATCGCGCAGACCTGGCTGGGGCGCCGTCGACGGGTGCTCTGACCGGCGGGCCGGGTGCCTCGTCGAAGCATCACAGCCGGTTACCCGGAGCCCGTCACATTCCGCCGGCGACCCGCATGATCGTCCCCGTCGCGAAGGAGGCATCACCGGAGAGCAGCCACGACACGGCGCCCGCGATCTCCTCGGGCTGCCCGGCCCGGCCCATGGGGATGGTGTCGGCCATCTTCCCGGGCCGCTGCGGGTCCTCGTGGAAGTCGGTCCAGATGACGCCCGGAGCAACGCAGTTGACCCGGATCCCGTCGGCCGCCACCTCCTTGGACAGACCGACGGTCATGGTGTCGACGGCGGCCTTGGCGGCGGCGTAGTGCACGTACTGGCCGGGGCTGCCGAGCGTCGCCGCGGCCGAGGAGACGTTGACGACGGCGCCTCCGCCGGACCGCGTCATGTCGCGCACGGCACGGCGGGCGCACAACAGATACCCGAGGACGTTGACTTCGAGGGCGCGCCGCATGCCGTCCGCGTCCGCCTCGGCGAGCGGACCGTTGGGCCCGCTGACGCCGGCGTTGTTGACCAGCCCGGTCACGGTGCCGAGCTCGGCCGCGGCGTCGAAGAGCCGGTCGACATCGCCCTCGTCGGAGGTGTCCACCCGCACGGCGAGCGAGCGGCGGCCGTTCTCGCGGACGGTGGTGGCGACGGCCTCGGCGGCGGTGGCGTCGGAGGCGTAGCCGACGACGACGTCGTGGCCGTCCGCGGCGAGCCGTGCGCAGATCGCGGCGCCGATGCCACGGCTGCCTCCGGTCACGATGGTGAGATTGCGCACGGAAACCTCGGGCTCTCTGTCCGGTGACGGCGACACGGTCACCCTACGACAGCGGCGGGGAGGTACTCCGGCCGCCGGTGGAGACGGTGGGCGGGCCCCTGCGCGCGTCGCTCCCAACCTGCCTTGAGCAGGCGGAAGGTGACCGCGCGTGAGGCGCGCGGGAGGAGGAGGGGTGGCGCCGGCCGTCCTCGCTGTGCCACGCTGGCAGGAAGAAGAGGCTGTGTCCGGTTCTTTGGCCAAGAGGTTCTGGGGACAGGGGTCTCCGAACGTTGCCCCCTTCACGGGCATTCGGCCCCCTCCATCGCTGACCGGTTCGCGACATCTCCGGCAGCCGTGGGCTTCCGACCCCGCAAGGGGGACCGCCCCAATGAAGACCACCACCACGATCAGCGGCACCACCGCGACCATCACGTTCCACACGGACATCGACTTCGAGTCGTTGCCCGAGATCGAGGCGGCAGTGACCCTGCCGGCCACGGTGACGGACGTGACCTGGAACCTGGAGAACACCCCCTTCATGGATGTCACCGGCCTCCGTCTGCTCCAGGAGCAGCGCGACGCCGCCCGTGCGCGGAAGGGCTCTCTCACCGTCACGGGTCTGCACAGCCAGCCGCAGCGTCTGCTGCAGACGGCCGCCGAACTGTTCCCCGCGATGGACTGGGACCAGTTCCTTCCCCGCCCCACGCATTTCCCCGCCCCTTGCCTGTCGGCCCGGGGATCGGGAGCGGTCGGCATTTCCTGAACGCATTCGCGGGCCGGATTCACCAGCGCCTTATCGCGCGGCACGTACGTATTCGATTGCCGTGATCCGGCCCCCATGCGAAGCGACGCGGTGACCTGCATTCCTGCAAACCCGCCGTGCCGTTGCGCTGCCCGTTCATGAAATGGGCCGGTGCTAATGTGGCGGCATGTCTGAGTCCGAGCACCGCGTCGTTGTCGAAGGCTCCCGGATTCTTACGCCGCGGCTCATTCTGCGGCCCTGGGAGCGGGAGGACGCCGAGCCGGCCCTGTCGGTCTACGGTTCCGACGACGTGGCCCGCTGGCTGGCACCGGCCGTGGAGCGCGTGGCGGACGCGCAGACCATGCGGGCGCTCAT is a genomic window containing:
- a CDS encoding STAS domain-containing protein; amino-acid sequence: MKTTTTISGTTATITFHTDIDFESLPEIEAAVTLPATVTDVTWNLENTPFMDVTGLRLLQEQRDAARARKGSLTVTGLHSQPQRLLQTAAELFPAMDWDQFLPRPTHFPAPCLSARGSGAVGIS
- a CDS encoding SDR family NAD(P)-dependent oxidoreductase, giving the protein MVTGGSRGIGAAICARLAADGHDVVVGYASDATAAEAVATTVRENGRRSLAVRVDTSDEGDVDRLFDAAAELGTVTGLVNNAGVSGPNGPLAEADADGMRRALEVNVLGYLLCARRAVRDMTRSGGGAVVNVSSAAATLGSPGQYVHYAAAKAAVDTMTVGLSKEVAADGIRVNCVAPGVIWTDFHEDPQRPGKMADTIPMGRAGQPEEIAGAVSWLLSGDASFATGTIMRVAGGM